The Portunus trituberculatus isolate SZX2019 chromosome 19, ASM1759143v1, whole genome shotgun sequence genome contains a region encoding:
- the LOC123506044 gene encoding putative nuclease HARBI1, with the protein MAELEEIIDEEMYEMEELRRVRIPRIVPKDRSDPFHYLSGEEFLERFRLPKDAVRDLIEEVRPRTHVDRLGTGCGIPLHLKMLVTLRYLATEVSFTVADIMDIAKSSACRAVGEVVQLIAFLAPDYIKFPQPEEAREMASKFYDIAGMPGVLGCIDCTHFPIQSPGGNNVEMYRCRKGFYSLNVQGICDSELKFMHVVASWPGSVHDSRIFSNCRICHLLEQGDYSGLYLLGDSGYPSREYLLTPLLAPRNEKHRRYNVAHIQTWNCIERAFSVLKRRFACLSIPLQTKLPNTKRIVMACAVLHNIAISRRVDMLDVEVETQEVVDLLEDEDEHELDATQVRESLIQRWF; encoded by the exons ATGGCTGAATTAGAAGAAatcatagatgaagaaatgtatgaaatggAAGAATTGCGACGAGTGAGGATTCCACGCATTGTACCTAAAGATCGCAGTGACccatttcattatctttctggtGAAGAATTCCTTGAGCGTTTTCGTCTGCCAAAGGATGCTGTACGAGACCTCATTGAAGAAGTTAGGCCACGTACACATGTGGACAGGCTTGGCACAG GATGTGGCATTCCTCTGCATTTGAAGATGCTAGTTACCTTGCGGTACCTAGCCACGGAAGTTTCCTTCACGGTAGCTGACATAATGGATATTGCAAAATCATCAGCATGCAGGGCTGTTGGAGAGGTGGTTCAACTTATTGCTTTCCTGGCACCAGACTACATCAAATTCCCACAGCCAGAAGAAGCACGTGAGATGGCCTCAAAGTTCTATGATATTGCTGGTATGCCAGGTGTATTAGGGTGTATAGATTGTACACATTTTCCAATACAGAGTCCAGGTGGGAACAACGTTGAGATGTATAGATGTCGAAAGGGGTTTTACTCGTTAAATGTCCAAGGTATTTGTGATTCAGAACTCAAATTTATGCATGTTGTTGCAAGTTGGCCTGGCAGCGTACATGACTCAAGAATATTTTCTAATTGTCGTATCTGTCATCTTCTAGAGCAAGGAGACTACAGCGGTTTATATTTGTTAGGGGATAGTGGGTATCCAAGTCGGGAATATTTACTGACTCCACTCCTAGCTCCAAGAAATGAAAAGCATAGGAGGTATAATGTAGCTCATATTCAAACATGGAACTGTATTGAGAGGGCATTCAGTGTACTGAAAAGAAGATTTGCATGCTTAAGCATACCCCTGCAAACCAAACTTCCCAATACAAAAAGAATTGTGATGGCATGTGCTGTTTTGCATAACATTGCTATTTCAAGAAGAGTGGACATGTTAGATGTTGAGGTTGAGACACAGGAAGTAGTTGATTTattggaggatgaagatgaacatGAACTGGATGCCACACAAGTTAGGGAATCATTAATTCAAAGATGGTTCTGA